One Candidatus Binatia bacterium DNA segment encodes these proteins:
- a CDS encoding FGGY-family carbohydrate kinase, with the protein MANPSVLAIDLGTTNLKLGLVDIEGTLLASAERAVETLATGPDLFEQDPVALWDMVVSAAASMVREAGGPASDIRAVQCSSQFFSLIPVDERGAATSKMKLWMSRRGAPYAQKLLQETPDALLRFLDIHGAIPFGNDSLSHALYLREECPDVWARTRALLEPADFLTLKFSGQIATNLCSAFPLMLTDNRSIPAGTWSPELLKLAGVSADHLAPMHPVEASVGPIKSSVAQSTGLPENIPIFGGINDTQAVTMGAGAFRPGHGGLNIGTTIQVLGNAPSKMTDIESQTVSMPSPLPGEYMAMGECGLGGRLLEHYLHNLVHAEDHLADHRSSDPFAALERAVAAEPAGSGKLLYLPWLSGAMAPLESANARGGFLNMNLGTTRPRMLRSVLEGIGFQLRWMQPYVEKFSQQPWTTITFSGGGARSPVWAGILADILDRPIHRIDNARQTNTRGAAFLAFLRLGLLDRDALDDFRPIAEIHQPQSAHRRIYDGLFNAWQKAFEANAPVFDLLQSLETETTEL; encoded by the coding sequence TTGGCTAATCCATCCGTCCTTGCGATCGATCTGGGCACGACAAACCTGAAACTGGGTCTTGTCGATATTGAAGGCACACTTCTGGCAAGCGCCGAACGCGCCGTGGAAACTCTGGCAACTGGTCCGGACCTCTTCGAGCAAGACCCGGTGGCTCTGTGGGATATGGTCGTCTCGGCGGCCGCATCCATGGTCCGCGAAGCCGGTGGGCCAGCGTCCGATATCCGCGCTGTTCAGTGCTCCAGCCAGTTCTTCTCCCTGATACCGGTGGACGAACGTGGCGCGGCTACGTCGAAAATGAAATTGTGGATGTCGCGACGAGGAGCGCCCTATGCGCAAAAACTGCTGCAGGAAACGCCGGATGCTCTTCTCCGTTTTCTGGACATCCACGGTGCGATTCCTTTCGGTAACGACTCGCTATCTCATGCCCTCTACCTCCGCGAGGAATGTCCGGACGTATGGGCTCGGACCCGTGCACTTCTCGAGCCGGCCGATTTCCTGACCCTGAAGTTCAGCGGTCAGATCGCCACCAATCTCTGCAGCGCGTTTCCCCTGATGCTCACCGACAACCGATCGATCCCGGCAGGCACCTGGAGCCCCGAGCTCCTGAAACTCGCCGGCGTATCCGCCGACCATCTGGCACCCATGCATCCTGTCGAAGCATCGGTAGGTCCGATAAAATCCTCGGTAGCGCAATCGACAGGTCTTCCGGAAAACATTCCCATATTCGGCGGCATCAACGACACCCAGGCCGTGACCATGGGCGCTGGAGCCTTCCGACCCGGACACGGCGGGCTCAACATCGGCACGACAATTCAGGTTCTGGGGAACGCGCCTTCCAAAATGACGGATATTGAGAGCCAAACCGTGAGTATGCCGAGTCCCCTGCCGGGTGAGTATATGGCGATGGGCGAGTGCGGCCTCGGGGGGCGCCTTCTGGAACACTACCTCCACAATCTGGTGCATGCGGAAGACCACCTGGCCGACCATCGCAGCAGTGATCCATTTGCGGCCCTGGAGAGAGCGGTTGCGGCGGAACCAGCCGGCAGCGGCAAGCTGCTCTACTTACCATGGCTCAGCGGCGCCATGGCTCCGCTAGAGTCGGCAAATGCTCGCGGCGGATTTTTGAATATGAATCTCGGCACGACCCGCCCGCGAATGCTACGATCGGTGTTGGAGGGCATCGGGTTTCAACTTCGATGGATGCAACCCTATGTTGAAAAATTCTCACAGCAGCCGTGGACGACGATTACCTTCTCTGGTGGTGGCGCCCGCTCGCCGGTCTGGGCCGGGATCCTCGCCGACATCCTGGATCGCCCCATCCATCGAATCGACAACGCGCGACAGACCAACACGCGCGGCGCTGCTTTTCTGGCGTTTCTACGATTGGGACTCCTCGACCGCGACGCCCTCGACGACTTTCGCCCCATCGCCGAGATCCATCAACCTCAGAGCGCCCACCGCAGAATATACGACGGACTTTTCAATGCTTGGCAAAAAGCATTCGAAGCCAACGCACCGGTCTTCGACCTCCTGCAGAGTCTCGAAACCGAAACCACGGAGCTATAA
- a CDS encoding acyloxyacyl hydrolase — protein sequence MGASRRLVRRFWQGGVVVWALLLATEAAGGWIRFYGVTLGGGVSERIEAVMVPVQVEIGLRLPEIFEKPLRETPIRVEWLLEAWVAPIVGQRNTVEAGVNPVGLRVAFDGGQSLVPFVDLSGGIMVTGLRQVGTGGGFQFSESVRAGFQWFVTAETAVSLSYQYRHMSNARIYDQNAGLDTHYALLGFHWFPDRVAK from the coding sequence ATGGGTGCGTCCCGACGGCTGGTGAGACGATTTTGGCAGGGAGGGGTGGTTGTTTGGGCGCTTTTGCTCGCCACCGAAGCTGCCGGCGGGTGGATCCGGTTTTATGGAGTGACGCTGGGCGGGGGCGTCTCGGAGCGAATCGAGGCCGTGATGGTGCCCGTTCAGGTCGAAATAGGCCTGCGTTTGCCGGAGATTTTCGAGAAACCGCTGAGGGAAACGCCCATTCGCGTTGAATGGCTGCTGGAGGCATGGGTGGCTCCGATTGTCGGCCAGCGAAACACTGTGGAGGCGGGAGTCAATCCTGTCGGTCTTCGGGTGGCCTTCGATGGCGGGCAATCACTGGTCCCTTTTGTCGACCTGAGTGGCGGGATTATGGTCACCGGCCTGCGGCAGGTCGGTACCGGCGGCGGGTTCCAGTTCAGTGAGTCGGTCCGCGCAGGTTTTCAATGGTTTGTGACCGCCGAGACCGCGGTGAGTCTTTCCTATCAATATCGCCATATGTCGAATGCCCGGATTTACGACCAGAACGCAGGCCTCGACACGCACTACGCCTTGCTCGGTTTCCATTGGTTCCCGGATCGAGTTGCAAAATAG
- a CDS encoding SDR family oxidoreductase, translated as MSDLRFDGRVAVITGAGGGLGKTYALDLASRGAKVVVNDLGGSADGTGGGSSMADQAVDEIKAAGGEAVANYDSVATPEGGAAIIQTAVDSFGKCDIVINNAGILRDRTFVKLEPADLEAVIDVHLKGAFYVSQPAFKVMKENGYGRFVFTSSAAGVLGNFGQSNYGAAKMGLVGLMHVLSVEGAKYNIKSNAIAPTARTRMTEDLLGPLAEHLHPETVTPLVTWLVSEANETTHELFTVGGGRFARFFIGLNEGWLAGPGARATAEDVRDHWGEIRDPEGYRIPDGIGDEMKAIVTAMKG; from the coding sequence ATGAGTGATTTACGTTTTGACGGAAGAGTTGCAGTCATCACAGGTGCTGGCGGTGGTTTGGGCAAGACGTACGCTCTGGATTTGGCCTCGCGCGGCGCCAAGGTAGTCGTAAACGACCTCGGCGGGTCCGCAGATGGTACGGGCGGTGGCAGTTCCATGGCTGATCAGGCTGTGGACGAAATCAAGGCAGCCGGCGGGGAAGCCGTCGCGAACTACGATTCCGTCGCGACGCCAGAGGGTGGAGCTGCGATTATCCAGACGGCTGTCGATAGCTTCGGTAAATGCGATATCGTCATTAACAACGCAGGGATCCTTCGGGATCGCACTTTTGTCAAACTCGAACCGGCTGATCTGGAGGCCGTCATCGATGTTCATCTGAAGGGCGCATTTTATGTCTCTCAGCCCGCCTTCAAGGTGATGAAGGAGAATGGCTACGGACGCTTTGTCTTTACCTCTTCTGCTGCTGGTGTTCTGGGGAATTTTGGCCAGAGCAACTACGGTGCGGCGAAAATGGGTCTCGTCGGCTTGATGCACGTTTTGTCGGTGGAGGGTGCCAAGTACAATATCAAAAGCAATGCGATTGCACCGACGGCGCGAACTCGTATGACCGAGGACCTGTTGGGGCCTCTGGCGGAGCATCTCCACCCCGAGACAGTCACGCCTCTCGTCACATGGTTGGTGTCGGAAGCGAATGAGACGACGCATGAGCTCTTCACCGTCGGCGGTGGACGGTTTGCGAGGTTCTTTATCGGGTTGAACGAGGGCTGGCTTGCCGGTCCGGGTGCTCGCGCGACCGCCGAGGACGTACGCGATCATTGGGGCGAGATTCGTGACCCTGAAGGCTACCGGATTCCGGACGGCATCGGGGACGAGATGAAAGCGATCGTCACTGCGATGAAGGGGTAG
- a CDS encoding peptidylprolyl isomerase produces the protein MRWYKRPLLHFLAGGLLLFVAEQIWFADPVLPTRRDRGPIVIDVEQLRSDQAQGLGRALLPDEEIGLIRQEIDTELLYREALDRGLDVGDRAIRGWLIRKMRFVSDETELTDEELYQQALQLRLDQGDQVVRRSLVEKMRLLSGILVPPAEPTDEELISFMASREDLFREPARLSLEHIFLSRDRRPETLDEDARGLLTQVREDGGRGWESRGDPFPLGRDFKSRSRRQIASSFGTGFADEVFTLPAGTWSGPVDSAYGQHLVRISDLQSSHMPELESVRNQLRHRLLSERRDASLDVMVEGLREASAGKIFVDFPDERGQVEADLVLRD, from the coding sequence ATGCGCTGGTATAAACGCCCGCTCCTGCATTTCCTGGCGGGAGGTTTGCTTCTTTTCGTCGCGGAACAGATTTGGTTCGCTGATCCCGTTTTGCCAACGCGAAGGGACCGTGGCCCGATTGTAATTGATGTGGAGCAGTTGCGGTCCGACCAGGCTCAAGGTCTGGGGCGCGCCTTGCTGCCCGATGAGGAAATCGGACTGATCCGCCAGGAGATTGATACCGAACTTCTCTACCGCGAGGCGCTCGATCGAGGACTCGACGTCGGGGATCGAGCCATAAGAGGCTGGCTGATCCGGAAGATGCGGTTTGTCTCCGATGAGACCGAACTGACGGACGAAGAACTCTACCAGCAGGCCCTGCAATTACGACTCGATCAAGGAGATCAGGTTGTGCGCCGCTCATTGGTTGAAAAGATGCGTCTACTGTCCGGGATCCTGGTGCCCCCGGCGGAGCCGACCGATGAGGAATTGATAAGTTTCATGGCGTCTCGCGAGGACTTGTTTCGGGAACCCGCTCGTCTGAGTCTCGAGCATATCTTCCTGAGCCGTGACCGCCGTCCGGAGACATTGGATGAGGATGCTCGTGGTTTGTTGACTCAGGTTCGGGAAGATGGCGGCCGCGGGTGGGAGTCTCGCGGTGATCCGTTTCCGCTCGGTCGAGACTTCAAAAGTCGATCACGTCGGCAGATAGCATCCTCTTTCGGAACCGGTTTCGCCGACGAAGTCTTCACGTTGCCGGCAGGGACCTGGTCCGGCCCGGTGGATTCAGCCTACGGTCAGCACCTGGTGCGGATCTCGGATTTGCAGTCCTCACATATGCCCGAGCTGGAAAGTGTCCGAAATCAGCTCAGGCATCGGCTGCTCTCCGAGCGGCGCGATGCGAGTTTGGACGTCATGGTCGAGGGCTTGCGAGAGGCGTCGGCTGGCAAGATCTTTGTTGATTTCCCCGATGAACGGGGACAAGTGGAGGCTGACCTTGTTTTGCGGGACTAG
- a CDS encoding HupE/UreJ family protein — MNGDKWRLTLFCGTRSRFVFLFLAVLCGPTAVSQAHPLAPSLLELTEVADGVVDVRWKVPALRVRGSEVHPEFPASCKELVPPVGSPEGEAIVLRWQIDCGVAGLAGEEVGVRGLGAGSNDALLRVALSDGRVFQHVLRSEQPIWRIPETGRPQSVFSGYLRLGFDHILEGLDHLMFVLGLLFLATRPLVLVETITSFTIGHSVTLALASLGIAQVPSRPVEVLIAISILVLALELARGPAARPTLLRRFPWGMAFLFGLLHGLGFAGALAEIGLPPDDLPLALLSFNLGIEAGQLAFVACILVAGFLLRPILRRRPQWVDMLPAYGIGCLSVYWILQRLLGA; from the coding sequence ATGAACGGGGACAAGTGGAGGCTGACCTTGTTTTGCGGGACTAGGAGCCGGTTCGTTTTTCTCTTCCTTGCGGTTCTTTGTGGGCCAACGGCAGTCTCGCAGGCCCATCCGCTCGCCCCCTCGCTTCTGGAATTGACCGAGGTCGCCGACGGAGTCGTCGATGTCCGATGGAAGGTGCCGGCCCTCAGGGTCCGTGGTTCCGAGGTTCATCCGGAATTTCCAGCCTCCTGCAAGGAACTGGTTCCCCCCGTCGGGAGCCCCGAGGGAGAGGCGATCGTGCTCCGATGGCAGATCGACTGCGGTGTCGCCGGTCTTGCGGGTGAGGAAGTCGGAGTTCGTGGTCTCGGCGCCGGCTCCAACGACGCTTTGCTGCGGGTAGCCTTGTCCGATGGCCGAGTGTTTCAGCACGTCCTGCGGAGCGAGCAGCCGATTTGGAGGATTCCGGAGACGGGACGGCCGCAATCGGTATTTTCGGGTTATTTACGTCTCGGGTTCGATCATATCCTCGAGGGCCTCGATCATCTCATGTTCGTTCTGGGCCTGCTCTTTCTGGCAACGCGTCCTCTGGTGCTGGTCGAGACGATCACTTCGTTTACCATCGGGCATAGCGTGACGCTCGCGTTGGCGTCTCTGGGAATAGCGCAGGTTCCCTCCCGACCAGTCGAGGTTCTTATCGCGATCTCGATTCTGGTTCTGGCTCTCGAACTTGCTCGGGGGCCGGCGGCTCGGCCGACGCTCCTGCGACGATTCCCATGGGGAATGGCGTTTCTTTTCGGGTTGCTCCATGGTCTGGGCTTCGCTGGAGCCCTGGCCGAGATCGGTTTGCCGCCAGATGATCTACCGTTGGCGTTATTGTCCTTCAACCTGGGAATCGAAGCAGGGCAACTCGCATTTGTTGCCTGCATTCTGGTTGCGGGATTCTTGCTGCGACCTATTTTGCGCCGTCGTCCCCAATGGGTGGACATGTTGCCGGCCTACGGAATTGGTTGTCTCTCGGTGTATTGGATTCTGCAGCGACTGCTCGGAGCGTGA
- a CDS encoding glycosyltransferase — MKTSIIIATYENPRALELVFEGLLRQTEAIEEVIFADDGSTDSTRERIAAFDQRTSFPVAHMWHPHDGIQKAGIVNSAIAIARGEQLVFLDGDCVPDQRWLADHLDHADGHTVWQGRRLQIGTPITETLTPKGVSNGELEGWCTPEKFGQLFRRERQKFHLAIRIPQKIVRLFDKRKGLMGCNFSAPRKVIESINGYDASWPGASYLCEDLDLEIRLRKQGAPLTPLLHAANVFHLNHYRPRPEGVLRLRDERWKVQSSAAIDGVREAAGRIQAGMIRNLRET; from the coding sequence ATGAAGACCTCGATCATCATCGCTACCTACGAGAACCCTCGGGCTCTCGAACTCGTCTTTGAAGGACTCCTGCGCCAGACGGAGGCGATCGAGGAAGTCATTTTCGCGGATGACGGTTCAACCGACAGCACTCGAGAGCGCATCGCCGCATTCGACCAACGCACCAGTTTTCCGGTCGCCCATATGTGGCACCCGCACGACGGAATTCAGAAAGCCGGTATCGTCAATAGCGCGATCGCAATCGCCCGAGGAGAACAGCTGGTCTTCCTCGATGGGGATTGCGTGCCCGACCAGCGCTGGTTGGCGGATCACCTCGACCATGCGGATGGTCATACCGTCTGGCAAGGACGGCGCCTCCAGATCGGCACTCCCATCACGGAGACTCTGACGCCAAAGGGCGTGAGCAACGGAGAACTCGAGGGTTGGTGCACTCCGGAAAAGTTCGGACAGCTCTTCCGCAGGGAGCGCCAAAAATTCCATCTCGCGATTCGCATCCCGCAGAAGATTGTCCGCCTCTTCGACAAGCGAAAAGGGTTGATGGGTTGCAACTTCAGTGCGCCCCGCAAAGTGATCGAGAGCATCAATGGCTACGACGCGAGCTGGCCAGGCGCGAGCTATCTATGCGAGGACCTCGACCTTGAGATTCGCCTCCGCAAGCAGGGCGCGCCTCTGACGCCTCTGCTCCATGCCGCAAACGTCTTTCATCTCAATCATTACCGCCCACGACCCGAAGGCGTCCTTCGCCTTCGCGACGAACGTTGGAAGGTCCAGTCCTCGGCGGCAATCGACGGGGTTCGGGAAGCCGCCGGTCGGATTCAGGCGGGGATGATCCGAAACTTGCGCGAGACTTGA
- a CDS encoding NAD(P)-dependent oxidoreductase, translating into MKGARIVITGPASQVGLPVARALARDNHVIGAARFTNPKDRSRLEAIGVECVRADLSNGDVQEIPDAVDYLIHFAVAKSADFEADLAANAEGVGHLMSRCRSARGFLCCSTTGVYQPRDHEPLAEGDFLGDNHARMLPTYSITKIAGEAVAKFGAQEWNLPTTIARLNVPFGDEGGWPFFHLLMMQAGQEIPVHTNAPSSYNPIHEDDIVRMVPKLLGIATTPARIVNWGGTETTSIEEWCRYMGELTGIEPKFRPTTETIESVIPDTQRMVSLIGATETPWRDGLRRMIAARMPELLKN; encoded by the coding sequence ATCAAAGGCGCCAGAATTGTCATCACGGGACCGGCAAGCCAGGTTGGATTGCCGGTGGCTCGGGCCTTGGCCAGGGACAACCACGTCATTGGAGCGGCCCGATTTACCAACCCGAAGGATCGCAGCCGACTCGAGGCTATCGGTGTCGAGTGCGTCCGAGCGGATCTCTCGAATGGAGACGTTCAGGAAATCCCGGATGCTGTCGACTATTTAATCCATTTCGCCGTCGCAAAAAGCGCCGACTTTGAAGCGGACCTCGCCGCGAATGCGGAAGGTGTGGGCCACCTCATGTCGCGGTGCCGGAGCGCACGCGGCTTCCTCTGCTGCTCCACCACCGGGGTCTACCAACCCCGGGACCATGAACCCCTCGCCGAGGGCGACTTCCTCGGAGACAATCATGCCCGCATGCTCCCGACGTACAGCATCACCAAAATCGCTGGCGAGGCGGTTGCCAAATTCGGGGCACAGGAATGGAACCTTCCGACCACCATTGCCCGCTTGAACGTTCCGTTCGGCGACGAGGGGGGCTGGCCCTTCTTCCACCTCCTGATGATGCAGGCCGGACAGGAAATTCCCGTACACACCAACGCGCCCAGTTCCTACAACCCCATCCACGAAGACGATATCGTTCGAATGGTGCCAAAGCTCCTGGGTATCGCCACGACACCCGCACGTATCGTCAACTGGGGAGGCACGGAGACGACCAGCATCGAGGAATGGTGCCGTTATATGGGCGAATTGACCGGGATCGAGCCGAAATTCCGACCCACAACCGAAACGATCGAAAGCGTAATTCCCGACACCCAACGGATGGTTTCCCTGATTGGGGCCACCGAGACGCCGTGGCGTGACGGACTCCGCCGAATGATTGCCGCCCGGATGCCGGAACTCTTGAAGAATTGA
- a CDS encoding acetyl-CoA C-acyltransferase, whose protein sequence is MGEAYIVGAVRTAAGKRRGKLAAWHPIDLGGKVLAEVVSRTGINPELIDDVIFGCVDQVGAQSANIARNAILAGGLPESVPGTTVDRQCGSSQQAVHFAAQAVMSGVHDIVIAAGVEVMSQVPLGANAIAGYKAGFGVPYGEGMKKRYPGIKFSQFDGAELLAEKWGLDRSGLDAFGAESHRRAAAATEHGHFTREIVPVDVQNEDGGTESFLADEGIRANTTTEVLAGLRPLSDKELLTAGTSSQISDGAAAILIVNEEGLRKCGAAARARIHTMTLAAEDPVVMLGAPIPATRKLLDKTGMKLSDIGAYEINEAFASVPMAWATALDADMARLNPNGGAIALGHPLGCTGAKLMTTLLHEMERSDQEFGLQSMCEGGGLANATLLQRV, encoded by the coding sequence ATGGGCGAAGCGTATATTGTCGGAGCCGTTCGCACGGCAGCGGGAAAAAGAAGAGGAAAACTGGCTGCCTGGCACCCAATTGACCTTGGCGGCAAAGTCCTTGCCGAAGTCGTATCCCGCACGGGGATCAATCCGGAACTGATCGATGACGTAATTTTCGGCTGCGTCGACCAAGTCGGGGCCCAGAGCGCCAATATTGCACGCAATGCGATCCTCGCCGGCGGGTTGCCGGAATCGGTACCGGGCACCACAGTCGACCGTCAATGCGGCTCATCCCAGCAGGCCGTCCACTTCGCCGCGCAGGCCGTGATGTCCGGCGTACACGATATCGTCATCGCCGCCGGCGTCGAAGTGATGAGCCAGGTACCCCTGGGAGCGAATGCCATTGCCGGATATAAAGCCGGCTTCGGCGTGCCCTACGGCGAGGGGATGAAAAAACGATATCCCGGCATCAAATTCAGCCAGTTCGACGGCGCCGAACTACTCGCCGAGAAGTGGGGCCTCGACCGCAGCGGGCTCGACGCATTTGGTGCGGAGAGTCACCGTCGTGCGGCCGCGGCGACAGAGCATGGCCATTTCACTCGTGAGATCGTGCCCGTCGACGTCCAGAACGAGGACGGTGGCACGGAGAGCTTTCTTGCCGACGAAGGCATCCGCGCCAACACAACCACGGAGGTCCTCGCGGGACTGCGCCCCCTGAGCGACAAGGAACTCCTGACCGCAGGTACCTCCAGCCAAATCTCCGATGGAGCCGCCGCCATCCTGATCGTCAATGAGGAAGGCCTGCGGAAATGCGGCGCTGCCGCTCGGGCCCGAATTCACACCATGACCCTCGCGGCAGAGGATCCCGTCGTCATGCTCGGAGCACCAATTCCGGCAACCCGAAAGCTCCTCGACAAAACGGGAATGAAATTGTCCGACATCGGCGCTTACGAAATCAATGAGGCCTTCGCTTCCGTACCGATGGCATGGGCCACGGCTCTGGATGCGGATATGGCGCGCCTCAACCCGAACGGCGGGGCGATTGCGCTCGGACACCCTCTCGGCTGTACCGGTGCGAAGTTGATGACCACCCTGCTCCACGAGATGGAGCGTTCCGATCAGGAATTCGGCTTGCAGTCGATGTGCGAAGGTGGCGGTCTCGCCAACGCCACACTCTTGCAGCGGGTCTGA
- a CDS encoding CoA-binding protein, translated as MNNAKTLQDRFQPLFDPKGIVIAGASSHPGKFGFVAAHNVLSEGYQGKVFFMNREGSEVLGRQALSSLEDLPENEADLVFICTPPRTIPDMLRISARKGIRAAFIAAAGFGELGEEGKALEEELARLANELGILVAGPNGQGVISTPSDLCAQIIAPYPPRGHIGLASQSGGFIQSLQNYAHKTGVGVSRAISAGNCAHTGLEAFLEYFGVDDETRVGLTYVEGIEDGRQFFEKARGMTEQKPLVVLKGGATSGGQRAAASHTGALASDDRVFDGMCRQAGITRTHSLEEAFEAAASFATHPLPRGPNVFVLTTAGGWGVVTADRLTQSRDLELMPIPEDLRAAFDERLPPRWSRNNPADLAGSETRDTVAECMRLAAGHPAVDAIIFLGAGIQSNLGLMEKNGRFYPEFGLERIVDFHFRQDARYAKLAVDCEKEFGKPILMATELVDCQPENQAPAGMIERGVLAYPSSWRAVTALEHLYQYAHWRKRRELPALQ; from the coding sequence GTGAACAACGCCAAAACCCTGCAGGACCGCTTTCAGCCACTATTTGATCCAAAGGGCATCGTGATTGCCGGAGCATCGAGCCACCCGGGGAAATTTGGTTTTGTCGCCGCCCACAACGTGCTGAGCGAGGGCTACCAGGGCAAGGTATTCTTCATGAACCGAGAAGGGAGCGAGGTTCTCGGTCGACAGGCGCTATCGTCGCTGGAGGACCTGCCGGAGAACGAAGCGGATCTGGTCTTCATCTGCACCCCGCCCCGCACGATCCCCGATATGCTGCGTATTTCGGCTCGCAAGGGAATCCGGGCGGCCTTCATCGCAGCCGCAGGCTTTGGGGAGCTCGGCGAGGAAGGCAAAGCGCTCGAGGAGGAACTTGCTCGTCTCGCGAATGAGCTCGGGATCCTCGTCGCGGGGCCAAATGGTCAGGGCGTGATCTCCACCCCAAGCGATCTATGCGCGCAGATCATCGCACCCTACCCGCCCCGGGGGCATATCGGTCTGGCCAGCCAGTCGGGAGGCTTTATCCAGTCGCTGCAGAACTATGCCCATAAAACTGGTGTTGGTGTCAGTCGCGCCATCTCCGCCGGCAATTGCGCGCATACGGGACTCGAGGCCTTTCTGGAATATTTCGGCGTCGACGACGAAACCCGGGTCGGTCTCACCTATGTCGAGGGGATCGAAGACGGCCGACAGTTTTTCGAAAAGGCCCGGGGCATGACAGAACAAAAACCTCTGGTTGTCCTGAAGGGAGGGGCCACCAGCGGAGGCCAACGAGCAGCGGCTTCTCATACGGGCGCGCTCGCAAGCGACGATCGAGTCTTTGACGGTATGTGCCGGCAAGCCGGCATCACCCGCACTCATTCCCTCGAAGAAGCCTTTGAGGCCGCGGCCAGCTTCGCCACTCACCCCTTGCCACGAGGACCCAATGTTTTCGTCTTGACGACCGCCGGTGGCTGGGGCGTCGTGACCGCTGACCGGCTCACACAATCACGTGATCTCGAATTGATGCCGATCCCCGAAGATCTTCGTGCAGCCTTTGACGAGCGCCTGCCGCCTCGTTGGAGCCGGAACAACCCGGCCGACCTCGCAGGGTCCGAGACTCGGGATACGGTTGCCGAATGCATGCGCCTCGCGGCTGGTCATCCCGCTGTGGATGCGATCATCTTCCTTGGAGCCGGCATTCAGTCCAATCTTGGGCTGATGGAGAAAAACGGCCGCTTCTACCCCGAATTCGGTCTCGAGAGGATTGTGGATTTCCACTTCCGGCAAGACGCCCGCTACGCGAAGCTCGCTGTCGACTGCGAAAAGGAGTTCGGCAAGCCGATCCTCATGGCAACCGAACTCGTCGACTGCCAACCGGAGAACCAGGCACCTGCAGGAATGATCGAGCGCGGCGTACTTGCGTATCCATCTTCCTGGCGCGCCGTCACCGCCCTGGAGCACCTCTACCAGTACGCCCATTGGCGCAAGCGTCGGGAGCTGCCCGCACTTCAATAG
- a CDS encoding acetate--CoA ligase family protein — translation MNSPANPDTRTLSEFESKQRLAQGGVPMGSEKLVDNSTEAVIAAEEFGFPVVAKLCGDAIAHKTERGLVRLNLRDAASVAEATEALLASAQPEDAARGVLIAPMVGGTRELIAGTLVDPTFGKCVMLGIGGIFAEALADVTFRLIPLSRQDAEDMIANLEHQSWFREFRGEPEVNRDELVAILLGLSRIAQNSEEIVSIDINPLIISEGSPIAVDALVEVKS, via the coding sequence ATGAATTCGCCCGCAAATCCCGACACCCGTACGCTTTCGGAATTTGAATCCAAACAGCGCCTAGCCCAAGGCGGCGTCCCGATGGGAAGCGAAAAACTGGTCGACAACTCTACCGAAGCTGTCATCGCCGCCGAAGAGTTCGGTTTTCCCGTGGTCGCCAAGCTCTGCGGCGACGCCATCGCCCACAAGACAGAACGAGGTCTTGTGCGCCTCAACCTGCGTGATGCGGCGTCCGTCGCCGAGGCCACCGAGGCCTTGCTGGCGAGCGCGCAACCCGAAGATGCAGCACGCGGGGTTTTGATCGCGCCCATGGTCGGCGGCACCCGGGAACTGATCGCGGGCACCTTGGTCGATCCGACCTTCGGCAAATGTGTCATGCTCGGGATCGGCGGGATTTTCGCCGAAGCCCTCGCCGATGTGACCTTCCGCCTGATCCCGCTTTCCCGCCAGGACGCCGAAGACATGATTGCGAACCTCGAGCACCAAAGTTGGTTCCGGGAATTCCGCGGAGAACCGGAAGTGAACCGGGACGAGCTGGTGGCGATCCTGCTTGGCCTCTCCCGGATTGCGCAGAATTCCGAGGAGATTGTTTCCATAGACATCAACCCCTTGATCATTTCGGAGGGCTCTCCCATCGCCGTGGACGCGCTTGTGGAGGTGAAATCGTGA
- a CDS encoding DUF456 family protein: protein MTALHVILALGFALMGAGCLVLGLLGLPGNWLLLALALGMELLFTGSVGWGFLFGGLLLAIAAEVLETWASVAGLSAGGGSRRGMWGAILGGLVGGILLTGLLPIPIVGTLVGAAAGAFLGALVGELTGPDGRPAGASLKAAAGAACGRVLGSFGKTILGVMIWTMLTVQVFWNLWA, encoded by the coding sequence ATGACGGCGCTGCACGTAATCCTCGCTCTCGGGTTTGCCCTGATGGGCGCAGGCTGTTTGGTGTTGGGGCTTCTCGGGCTACCCGGCAACTGGTTGTTGCTCGCCCTGGCCCTCGGCATGGAGCTTCTATTCACTGGCAGCGTCGGCTGGGGGTTCCTTTTCGGCGGCCTGTTGCTGGCGATTGCAGCTGAAGTGCTCGAGACCTGGGCTTCCGTGGCGGGTCTCAGCGCAGGCGGCGGCTCCCGAAGGGGCATGTGGGGCGCTATTCTGGGCGGACTCGTTGGAGGAATCCTGCTTACCGGGCTATTGCCCATTCCGATCGTCGGCACCTTGGTGGGCGCCGCCGCCGGTGCATTTCTCGGGGCTTTGGTAGGAGAACTCACCGGACCCGACGGTCGCCCGGCCGGAGCCTCGCTGAAGGCAGCGGCCGGCGCCGCCTGCGGTCGCGTCCTGGGCAGTTTCGGTAAAACGATTCTCGGGGTCATGATCTGGACCATGCTCACGGTTCAGGTGTTCTGGAATCTATGGGCGTGA